One window of Candidatus Zixiibacteriota bacterium genomic DNA carries:
- a CDS encoding acetyl-CoA carboxylase carboxyltransferase subunit beta: MEWFKKAREGLISQKKKDIPEGIWIKCPDCSEILYAKQLEKNLQTCPHCSYHFKIKSHDYIRMLLDNGDFEEHDQGLISGDPLEFKDSKRYPDRIKAAQKKTGINDAVICGLGKIDSKPVSIAVMDFSFIGGSMGSVVGEKVARTIERALQHRIPLVVISCTGGARMQEGILSLMQMAKTSALLARLDEEKIPFISILTNPTTAGVMASYASLGDVIIAEPKALLGFAGQRVIKQTIRQDLPEGFQSSEFFMDHGFLDKIVHRKDLRKTVALLLDYMNHDLS, encoded by the coding sequence CAAATGTCCGGATTGCAGTGAGATCCTGTATGCTAAACAGCTCGAGAAAAACCTGCAAACCTGCCCCCATTGCAGTTATCATTTCAAGATAAAAAGCCATGACTATATCCGCATGCTTCTCGACAACGGTGATTTCGAAGAGCATGACCAGGGCTTGATCTCGGGTGATCCGCTCGAATTCAAGGATTCCAAGCGCTACCCTGATCGAATCAAGGCGGCCCAGAAGAAGACCGGGATAAACGATGCTGTCATCTGTGGTCTCGGCAAGATCGACAGCAAGCCGGTCTCGATTGCGGTCATGGACTTCAGCTTCATAGGCGGAAGTATGGGTTCGGTTGTGGGCGAGAAAGTGGCGCGGACGATCGAACGCGCGCTTCAGCATCGAATTCCGCTGGTCGTAATATCGTGCACAGGAGGGGCACGAATGCAGGAGGGTATCCTGAGCCTGATGCAGATGGCCAAAACCTCCGCTCTTCTGGCACGGCTGGACGAAGAAAAGATTCCGTTTATCTCTATTCTCACTAATCCCACCACGGCGGGTGTGATGGCCAGTTATGCTTCATTGGGTGATGTCATCATAGCAGAACCGAAAGCTCTTTTGGGTTTTGCCGGGCAGAGAGTGATCAAACAGACCATCCGGCAGGACCTGCCGGAGGGATTCCAAAGTTCCGAATTTTTTATGGATCATGGTTTTCTGGATAAGATCGTCCACCGCAAAGACCTCCGTAAAACCGTGGCCCTTCTGCTGGATTACATGAACCATGACCTATCCTGA
- a CDS encoding GAF domain-containing protein, whose translation MEDQSVSETAKAEGVNLRSDYQSILKDKEVNIPRLLVVDDERRMVDSLKSLLTKQGYTVETAYDGDEAADKISQNRYDLIISDIKLPNKNGLELLSLAQKKDPDAVVILMTGYASLESAVDAIGQGAYDYLLKPVEFPHLKMAVSRGLDKHFSNQARDELLEQLKSQNTELNRRIAELNALYRAGHSLSSTIELRELLEQIITIATGVIGAKAGSVMLIDTDINHLKIKASIGIDHDLASKVSLPLGSSIAGTVAQSGEPVMIDDIEKDPEFKRKAKTTYESKSVLSVPLIIKGEVIGVINLTDKHGDEKFSEHDLKLLTTLASQAAIAIDDARHFEEASRKLREFVALYEIASELPNMDDFQQMARLVHFHIRNIMPVDMTLWLSHDQSRNSLTFNFWEGWGNEHFEQVEHEEIPITGEQLEKHDKRAEIVLGFLNNNLPIEGEIRAFRAVPIYAKGSFYGLFCMGSLRQASFNVDHEYLASIVTSQAASLYERQRAMLNATQLMTMGNMVSEISHDLRKPLTNVKGALQILKNRTEESMENNEIFDMTQQELSRLSELVRELVDFSNPKKYQTEKQRVEEALDRALKLVSHDLEKSKIELETNFESNLPLVSLNFNQIIEVFLNIFINAIDAMGAEGKLTVSALRHTEKKTGKQYVQIQVSDTGEGIAPEDLQRIYDRYFTTKPTGTGLGLAVVERIIMAHNGYLDVTSRKGEGTTFYINLPISS comes from the coding sequence ATGGAGGATCAATCAGTGTCAGAAACCGCGAAAGCGGAGGGAGTCAATTTACGATCAGACTACCAATCCATACTGAAGGATAAAGAGGTAAACATTCCCAGGTTGCTGGTGGTCGATGATGAACGCCGTATGGTAGACAGCCTGAAATCTCTTCTCACCAAGCAGGGCTATACGGTGGAAACCGCCTATGACGGCGATGAAGCGGCCGATAAGATTTCTCAGAACCGCTACGACCTGATTATTTCCGATATCAAGTTGCCCAATAAAAATGGCCTGGAATTGCTGAGCCTGGCCCAGAAAAAAGATCCTGACGCTGTGGTGATCCTGATGACCGGGTATGCCTCGCTTGAGTCTGCGGTCGATGCGATCGGGCAGGGTGCTTATGATTACCTGCTCAAACCGGTCGAATTTCCTCATCTCAAGATGGCGGTGTCACGTGGATTGGATAAGCATTTCTCCAACCAGGCCAGAGATGAACTGCTGGAGCAGTTAAAAAGCCAGAATACCGAACTCAATCGCAGGATAGCTGAACTCAATGCCCTCTACAGGGCAGGTCATTCGCTTTCATCGACTATCGAACTGCGTGAGCTTTTGGAACAGATCATTACCATTGCTACCGGTGTAATAGGTGCCAAGGCCGGGTCTGTGATGCTCATCGATACAGATATTAACCATCTCAAGATAAAGGCCTCGATCGGAATCGACCATGATCTTGCTTCGAAAGTCTCACTGCCGTTGGGATCATCAATTGCAGGTACTGTAGCTCAGTCCGGCGAACCTGTCATGATCGACGATATCGAAAAAGACCCCGAGTTCAAGCGCAAGGCGAAAACTACCTATGAATCCAAATCGGTGCTGTCTGTCCCGCTCATTATCAAGGGTGAGGTTATCGGTGTTATCAATCTGACCGACAAGCATGGCGATGAGAAATTCAGCGAGCACGATCTCAAACTGCTGACTACTCTGGCATCGCAGGCCGCAATAGCGATCGATGATGCCCGTCACTTCGAGGAAGCCTCCCGTAAACTGCGCGAATTTGTTGCCCTTTACGAAATCGCCTCTGAACTTCCCAACATGGATGATTTCCAGCAGATGGCGCGCCTCGTGCATTTTCATATCCGCAACATCATGCCGGTCGACATGACCCTCTGGCTCTCGCATGACCAGTCCCGCAACAGCCTGACATTCAATTTCTGGGAGGGCTGGGGCAATGAGCATTTCGAGCAGGTTGAACACGAGGAGATACCCATTACCGGTGAACAACTCGAGAAACATGACAAACGGGCTGAAATCGTACTCGGTTTTCTTAATAACAACCTCCCTATCGAGGGGGAAATCAGGGCGTTTCGGGCGGTGCCCATCTATGCCAAAGGATCTTTCTATGGGCTCTTCTGCATGGGCAGTTTAAGGCAGGCCTCATTCAATGTAGATCATGAGTACCTGGCTTCGATTGTAACCTCCCAGGCGGCTTCGCTCTATGAGCGCCAGCGGGCAATGCTGAACGCCACCCAGTTGATGACAATGGGTAACATGGTCTCCGAAATATCTCATGACCTGCGCAAACCTCTTACCAATGTCAAGGGTGCGCTCCAGATCCTCAAAAACCGCACCGAGGAATCTATGGAAAACAACGAAATCTTTGATATGACTCAGCAGGAGCTTTCAAGGTTGTCCGAGTTGGTGCGCGAACTGGTCGATTTCTCCAATCCCAAAAAGTACCAGACCGAAAAACAACGTGTCGAGGAAGCCCTCGATCGTGCTCTCAAACTTGTCAGCCATGATCTCGAAAAGAGCAAGATCGAACTCGAAACAAACTTCGAGTCGAACCTTCCCCTGGTTTCACTGAACTTTAACCAGATCATTGAAGTCTTCCTGAATATATTTATCAATGCCATCGATGCCATGGGGGCGGAGGGTAAATTGACTGTGTCTGCCTTACGGCATACCGAGAAAAAGACCGGAAAGCAATATGTACAGATACAAGTCAGTGATACCGGCGAAGGTATCGCCCCTGAGGACCTTCAGCGAATCTACGACCGATACTTCACGACCAAGCCGACCGGAACAGGACTCGGGCTTGCTGTTGTGGAGCGTATCATTATGGCACATAACGGATATCTCGATGTTACCTCACGCAAAGGTGAAGGTACTACCTTCTATATCAATCTGCCGATTTCATCATAG
- a CDS encoding response regulator, with translation MSKDKTKLLIIDDDPKVGWILTEGLGDDYDIHLARDGIEGIQVASKEKPELILLDIKMPGMDGIEVLRKLKKGEVPSEVIMLSGHGETNYIVESIQLGAAEFINKPFDVKEVEIHLHSVLEKSQLRSKIKEYEKELKAKNQYESFVGDSPKMLEVKNVIEQVADSDLTVLIRGESGTGKEIVARMLHSLSGRSSESFNKVNCAAIPRDLLEAELFGYEKGAFTGAHKTKPGRFEVANNGTIFLDEIGDMHLDLQSKLLQVLEQQEFVRVGGIQNIKVDVRIICATNRNLEQAIADQKFRDDLFYRLNEITIFLPPLRDREGDVSLLVDHFLKKYNVLYKKEYASLSRETMDKLENYTWPGNVRQLENIMKQIVVREDETLVDDFFRNDAVRTPGQVPQQAQKQQQRVPVAAGVEHEEESSGPRDYSLKKRVSRAVEAEEVALISEVLNKVNWNRRKASELLDISYRSLLYKIKEYKINEIK, from the coding sequence ATGAGTAAAGACAAGACCAAATTGCTGATAATCGACGATGATCCCAAGGTCGGGTGGATACTGACCGAAGGATTGGGCGATGACTACGATATCCATCTCGCACGCGATGGTATCGAAGGTATCCAGGTGGCATCCAAAGAGAAGCCGGAGTTGATCCTGTTGGATATCAAGATGCCTGGCATGGATGGTATCGAGGTGCTTCGCAAGCTGAAAAAGGGCGAAGTACCCTCCGAAGTTATCATGCTTTCCGGACACGGCGAGACCAATTATATCGTCGAATCGATACAGCTCGGCGCGGCGGAGTTTATCAACAAACCGTTTGACGTCAAGGAAGTTGAAATTCACCTGCATTCGGTTCTGGAAAAGAGCCAGTTGCGTTCCAAGATAAAAGAATATGAAAAAGAGCTGAAGGCCAAGAACCAGTATGAGTCTTTCGTGGGTGACTCGCCTAAAATGCTGGAGGTCAAAAATGTAATCGAGCAGGTGGCCGACAGCGACCTCACTGTTTTGATCAGGGGGGAATCGGGTACCGGCAAGGAGATCGTGGCCCGTATGCTCCACAGTCTCTCGGGACGCTCATCGGAATCATTCAACAAGGTGAACTGTGCCGCGATCCCGCGTGACCTTCTGGAAGCTGAACTGTTCGGCTATGAGAAAGGCGCATTTACCGGGGCTCATAAAACCAAGCCGGGACGTTTTGAAGTTGCCAACAACGGTACTATATTTCTGGATGAGATCGGGGATATGCATCTCGACTTGCAGTCCAAGCTGTTGCAGGTTCTGGAACAGCAGGAGTTCGTGCGCGTCGGCGGTATACAAAATATCAAGGTCGATGTGCGGATCATCTGCGCCACCAACCGCAATCTCGAGCAGGCTATAGCCGATCAGAAATTCCGCGATGACCTGTTCTATCGTCTCAATGAAATCACGATCTTTTTGCCTCCCTTACGCGATCGTGAGGGCGATGTCTCCCTGCTGGTGGATCATTTCCTGAAAAAGTACAATGTCCTGTATAAAAAAGAATACGCATCGTTATCTCGTGAGACCATGGATAAGCTCGAAAACTACACCTGGCCTGGTAATGTCCGTCAGCTTGAAAACATCATGAAGCAGATCGTGGTACGCGAGGATGAGACCCTGGTGGATGATTTCTTCCGCAATGACGCTGTCCGTACTCCCGGACAGGTGCCCCAGCAGGCTCAAAAGCAACAGCAGAGGGTACCGGTGGCGGCCGGGGTCGAGCATGAGGAAGAGTCTTCCGGCCCGCGGGATTATTCACTGAAAAAGAGGGTATCGCGTGCGGTCGAGGCTGAGGAAGTCGCCCTGATTTCCGAGGTGCTCAACAAGGTCAACTGGAACCGTCGCAAGGCCTCCGAGCTTCTGGATATATCCTACCGGTCGCTTCTGTACAAGATCAAAGAATACAAGATCAACGAGATCAAGTAA